The following proteins come from a genomic window of Campylobacter coli 76339:
- a CDS encoding LSU ribosomal protein L2p (L8e) → MAIKTYKPYTPSRRYITGLSSEDITAKPSVRSLLVKLPAHAGRNSYGRITSRHKEAGAKKLYRIIDFKRRKFGIEGKVEAIEYDPYRNCRIALISYKDGEKRYILQPRGLSVGDIVAAAESGLDIKPGNAMKLKNIPVGTIVHNVELKPGKGGQMIRSAGAYAQLMGKEEKYVILRLASGEMRQVLAECMASIGEVGNEEWANVTIGKAGRNRHRGIRPQTRGSAMNPVDHPHGGGEGKKNSGRHPVTPWGKPTKGAKTRRKKASDKLIISRRKGK, encoded by the coding sequence ATGGCAATTAAAACTTATAAACCATATACTCCAAGTAGAAGATATATTACAGGTTTAAGTTCTGAAGATATTACAGCAAAACCAAGTGTACGCTCTTTACTTGTAAAACTTCCAGCACACGCAGGACGCAATAGTTACGGAAGAATTACAAGCCGTCATAAAGAAGCAGGAGCTAAAAAACTTTACAGAATTATCGATTTTAAACGCCGCAAATTTGGTATAGAAGGAAAAGTAGAAGCGATCGAATATGATCCATATAGAAATTGTAGAATTGCTTTGATTTCTTATAAAGATGGTGAAAAAAGATATATTCTTCAACCACGCGGACTAAGTGTTGGTGATATCGTTGCAGCTGCTGAAAGCGGACTTGATATAAAACCAGGTAATGCAATGAAACTTAAAAACATTCCTGTGGGTACTATTGTTCATAATGTTGAGTTAAAGCCAGGCAAAGGTGGTCAAATGATCCGCTCAGCAGGAGCTTATGCGCAACTTATGGGTAAAGAAGAAAAATATGTTATCTTAAGACTTGCAAGCGGTGAAATGAGACAAGTTCTAGCTGAATGTATGGCAAGTATAGGTGAAGTAGGTAATGAAGAATGGGCAAATGTGACTATCGGTAAAGCAGGTAGAAATCGCCACAGAGGTATCCGCCCACAAACTCGTGGTTCTGCAATGAACCCAGTAGATCACCCGCACGGTGGGGGTGAAGGTAAGAAAAACTCAGGCCGTCATCCAGTAACTCCATGGGGTAAACCAACCAAAGGTGCGAAAACGCGTCGTAAAAAAGCTAGCGATAAGCTAATAATTTCAAGAAGAAAAGGAAAGTAA
- a CDS encoding LSU ribosomal protein L16p (L10e), whose amino-acid sequence MLMPKRTKYRKMMKGRNRGYANRGTEFTFGEFALKATEAGRINSRQIEAARIALTRFVKRQGKTWIRVFPDKPLTKKPLETRMGKGKGAVEEWVMNIKPGRIIYEMAGVNEEMAREALTLAMHKLPFKTKFVTRESQNEIY is encoded by the coding sequence ATGTTAATGCCAAAAAGAACTAAATATCGCAAAATGATGAAAGGGCGTAACAGAGGTTATGCTAATCGTGGAACTGAATTTACTTTCGGTGAATTTGCATTAAAAGCAACTGAAGCAGGACGCATTAATTCACGCCAAATTGAAGCAGCTCGTATCGCATTAACTCGTTTTGTTAAAAGACAAGGTAAAACTTGGATTAGAGTTTTTCCAGATAAACCTTTAACTAAAAAACCTTTAGAAACTCGTATGGGTAAAGGTAAAGGTGCAGTTGAGGAATGGGTAATGAATATCAAGCCAGGTCGTATTATTTATGAAATGGCAGGTGTGAATGAAGAAATGGCTAGAGAAGCATTGACTTTGGCTATGCATAAACTACCATTTAAAACTAAGTTTGTTACAAGAGAGAGCCAAAATGAAATATACTGA
- a CDS encoding SSU ribosomal protein S14p (S29e) @ SSU ribosomal protein S14p (S29e), zinc-dependent: MAKKSMIAKAARKPKFKVRGYTRCQICGRPHSVYRDFGICRVCLRKMGNEGLIPGLKKASW; this comes from the coding sequence ATGGCTAAAAAATCAATGATTGCAAAAGCAGCACGCAAACCTAAATTTAAAGTAAGAGGCTATACAAGATGCCAAATTTGTGGGCGTCCGCATTCGGTTTATAGAGATTTTGGAATTTGTAGAGTTTGCCTAAGAAAAATGGGTAATGAAGGCTTGATTCCAGGTCTTAAAAAAGCAAGCTGGTAA
- a CDS encoding LSU ribosomal protein L24p (L26e) has protein sequence MAVKLKIKKGDSVKIITGDDKGKTGKVLAVYPKTLKVVVEGCKIAKKAIKPSEKNPNGGFINKEMPMDISNVAKVQE, from the coding sequence ATGGCGGTTAAATTAAAGATTAAAAAAGGTGATAGCGTTAAAATTATCACAGGTGATGACAAAGGTAAGACAGGTAAAGTGTTAGCAGTATATCCAAAAACACTTAAAGTGGTTGTTGAGGGATGTAAGATTGCTAAAAAAGCTATAAAACCTAGCGAGAAAAACCCAAATGGTGGTTTTATCAATAAAGAAATGCCAATGGATATTTCTAATGTGGCAAAAGTTCAGGAGTAA
- a CDS encoding LSU ribosomal protein L4p (L1e): MSKVVVLNDKLEKAGELELPAKYAEVNPHNLYLYVKSYLASLRANTAHTKGRSDVSGGGKKPWRQKGRGGARAGSTRTNVWVGGAVAFGPTNERNYYQKVNKKQKRLALERALADKAAKGALFTADSLAIESGKTKDANAVIKKLGVKDALIVKDLLDEKTLLAYRNLANCYVVDISEVNAYLISVFNAVIIEKSALESITKEG; this comes from the coding sequence ATGAGTAAAGTAGTTGTTTTAAATGATAAATTAGAAAAAGCAGGCGAACTTGAATTACCTGCAAAATATGCAGAAGTAAATCCACACAATCTTTATTTATATGTAAAATCTTATCTCGCAAGCCTTAGAGCAAATACAGCTCATACTAAAGGTAGAAGTGATGTAAGCGGTGGTGGTAAAAAACCTTGGAGACAAAAAGGTCGTGGTGGCGCTAGAGCGGGTTCTACTAGAACGAATGTTTGGGTAGGCGGTGCGGTTGCTTTTGGTCCAACAAATGAAAGAAATTATTATCAAAAAGTAAATAAAAAGCAAAAAAGATTAGCGCTTGAAAGAGCTTTAGCTGATAAAGCAGCTAAGGGTGCACTTTTTACAGCAGATTCTTTAGCTATTGAAAGCGGTAAAACCAAAGATGCAAATGCAGTGATTAAAAAACTTGGCGTTAAAGATGCTTTGATTGTTAAAGATTTACTAGATGAAAAAACACTTCTAGCTTATAGAAATTTAGCAAACTGTTATGTAGTTGATATAAGCGAAGTTAATGCTTATTTGATATCCGTATTTAATGCTGTAATCATTGAAAAATCAGCGTTAGAATCTATTACAAAAGAGGGATAA
- a CDS encoding LSU ribosomal protein L22p (L17e) — MSKALIKFIRLSPTKARLIAREVQGMNAELAMASLKFMPNKGAKYIANAISSAVANGGFEANEVVVKSCRVDAGAVLKRFRPRARGSASRIRKPTSHILVEVAKMEVKTEAKKAVAKKTPS, encoded by the coding sequence ATGAGTAAAGCATTAATTAAATTCATAAGATTATCTCCAACTAAAGCAAGATTGATTGCTAGAGAAGTTCAGGGGATGAATGCAGAATTAGCTATGGCTAGTTTAAAATTTATGCCAAATAAGGGTGCTAAATATATAGCTAATGCAATTTCAAGTGCAGTAGCAAACGGTGGTTTTGAAGCAAATGAAGTAGTGGTAAAAAGTTGCCGTGTAGATGCCGGTGCTGTATTAAAAAGATTTAGACCGCGTGCTAGAGGAAGTGCAAGCCGTATTAGAAAACCTACTTCACATATCTTAGTAGAAGTAGCAAAAATGGAAGTTAAAACTGAAGCAAAAAAAGCAGTAGCTAAAAAAACTCCTAGTTAA
- a CDS encoding SSU rRNA (adenine(1518)-N(6)/adenine(1519)-N(6))-dimethyltransferase — translation MKAKKHYGQNFLNDKSILSKIIQAIPKDTENIVEIGPGLGDLTQELLKVSHVKAYEIDDDLIPILRKKFQKELDCGKLNLLHQDASKLACFDEKKYFLVANLPYYVASHLILQALEDKNCSGLIVMVQKEMALKFCAHSGESDFSALGVLSAMICEREILFDVEPECFNPPPKVVSAVMKMIKFRAYQDLCEIHAFKAFLKDCFKAPRKQLLGNLKNYKAELAEVFQELKLNLNLRPHELCVDSYLKIYEKVKEEYERKQQRKQ, via the coding sequence ATGAAAGCAAAAAAACATTACGGACAAAATTTTTTAAACGATAAAAGTATTTTATCAAAAATCATCCAAGCCATACCCAAAGATACTGAAAATATAGTAGAGATTGGGCCTGGCTTAGGTGATTTGACGCAAGAGCTTTTAAAAGTTTCTCATGTAAAGGCTTATGAGATAGATGATGATCTTATACCTATTTTGCGTAAGAAATTTCAAAAAGAACTTGATTGTGGAAAATTAAATTTGCTTCATCAAGATGCAAGTAAGCTCGCATGTTTTGATGAAAAGAAGTATTTTTTGGTCGCTAATTTACCTTACTATGTCGCAAGTCATTTGATTTTGCAAGCCTTAGAGGATAAAAATTGCTCAGGTTTGATAGTAATGGTTCAAAAAGAAATGGCATTGAAATTCTGTGCTCATAGTGGAGAAAGTGATTTTTCAGCTCTTGGAGTTTTAAGTGCTATGATTTGTGAACGAGAAATACTGTTTGATGTAGAGCCTGAATGTTTTAATCCACCGCCAAAAGTAGTATCAGCAGTGATGAAAATGATTAAATTCAGAGCTTATCAGGATCTCTGTGAAATTCATGCTTTTAAAGCTTTTTTAAAAGATTGTTTTAAAGCGCCAAGAAAGCAACTATTAGGGAATTTAAAAAATTATAAAGCCGAGTTAGCAGAGGTTTTTCAAGAGTTAAAACTGAATTTAAATTTGCGTCCACATGAACTTTGCGTCGATTCATACCTTAAAATTTACGAAAAAGTAAAGGAAGAATATGAACGAAAACAACAAAGGAAACAGTGA
- a CDS encoding LSU ribosomal protein L3p (L3e) produces MEYIVEKIGMSRTIANPSIAVTLLRVVNAKVCEVDNGKAIVAYSKGKVNNKCVAGQQKKYNLSAEFNRFATLEVANTEAGDLDEAPLNEAKVLKVSFNTKGRGYSGVMKRHNFAGGPASHGSRFHRRHGSIGNREWPGRVQPGMKMAGHYGNTKVTVKNEVVSYDAENKILVVKGAVPGYNGAMGKIRIAK; encoded by the coding sequence ATGGAATATATTGTAGAAAAAATAGGAATGAGTAGAACAATTGCTAATCCAAGTATCGCTGTCACTTTACTAAGAGTTGTGAATGCAAAAGTATGTGAAGTTGATAATGGTAAAGCTATCGTTGCATACTCAAAAGGAAAAGTAAATAATAAATGTGTTGCAGGACAACAAAAAAAGTATAATCTTTCTGCAGAATTCAACAGATTTGCAACTTTAGAAGTAGCAAATACTGAAGCAGGAGATTTGGATGAAGCTCCATTAAATGAAGCAAAAGTTTTAAAAGTAAGCTTCAATACCAAAGGTAGAGGTTATAGCGGTGTTATGAAAAGACATAACTTCGCAGGGGGTCCAGCAAGCCACGGTTCAAGATTTCATAGACGCCATGGATCTATCGGTAATAGAGAATGGCCAGGTCGCGTTCAACCAGGTATGAAAATGGCAGGACATTATGGAAATACTAAAGTAACTGTTAAAAACGAAGTTGTATCTTATGATGCTGAAAACAAAATTTTAGTAGTTAAGGGTGCAGTTCCAGGTTATAACGGTGCTATGGGTAAAATAAGGATTGCAAAATGA
- a CDS encoding SSU ribosomal protein S17p (S11e), with amino-acid sequence MAFKREIQGVVVKIAGEKTASILVERKVVHPRYRKIVKRFKKYLIHDERNEVKVGDTVVAVECRPLSKRKSFRLKSVLATGVE; translated from the coding sequence ATGGCATTTAAAAGAGAAATACAAGGCGTTGTTGTGAAAATCGCAGGTGAGAAAACAGCGAGTATTTTGGTTGAAAGAAAAGTGGTTCATCCAAGATATAGAAAAATTGTTAAACGCTTTAAAAAATATCTAATTCATGATGAGAGAAATGAAGTTAAAGTGGGAGATACCGTTGTGGCGGTTGAATGCAGACCACTTTCTAAAAGAAAATCATTTCGCTTAAAATCTGTATTAGCTACAGGAGTTGAGTAA
- a CDS encoding SSU ribosomal protein S19p (S15e) has protein sequence MARSLKKGPFVDDHVMKKVIAAKKANDNKPIKTWSRRSTIIPDMIGLTFNVHNGKSFIPVYITENHIGYKLGEFAPTRTFKGHKGSVQKKIGK, from the coding sequence ATGGCTAGATCACTAAAAAAAGGTCCTTTTGTTGATGATCATGTAATGAAAAAAGTCATCGCTGCTAAAAAGGCTAATGATAATAAACCTATTAAAACTTGGTCTAGAAGAAGTACTATCATTCCTGATATGATAGGTTTAACTTTCAATGTTCACAATGGCAAAAGTTTTATTCCCGTTTATATCACTGAAAATCATATCGGTTATAAACTTGGCGAATTTGCTCCAACACGCACATTTAAAGGCCATAAAGGTTCTGTGCAAAAGAAAATTGGTAAGTAA
- a CDS encoding LSU ribosomal protein L29p (L35e): MKYTEIKDKTAAELATMLKEKKVLLFTLKQKLKTMQLTNPKEISEVRKDIARINTAINALK, translated from the coding sequence ATGAAATATACTGAGATTAAAGATAAAACAGCAGCTGAGCTTGCAACAATGCTAAAAGAAAAAAAGGTGCTTTTATTCACTTTAAAACAAAAGCTAAAAACAATGCAACTTACTAATCCAAAAGAGATTAGCGAAGTTAGAAAAGACATTGCTAGAATCAATACAGCAATTAACGCTTTAAAATAA
- a CDS encoding Putative ribosomal pseudouridine synthase, with protein sequence MRINKFISHNSPYSRREADELIKQGLVKINNKIALLSDEVKINDKVFVKGKALRKKTQFSVIIYHKQKGEIVSKRDDRGRKTIYDTLPRQFNTWLSVGRLDFASEGLLLLTDSPVIAHALMNSDLEREYYLKLKGVINKQVIEAMQNGLEIKNEKKGAHAKTKITSMSFTPFLDFEIFGTSGGYTKLRVIINEGKNRELRRFFGHFDLEVMDLKRVAFGALDLGMLKAGKHRYLENGEYEKLRDFLKVNNIYY encoded by the coding sequence ATGAGAATCAATAAATTCATATCACACAATAGCCCTTATTCACGCCGCGAAGCTGATGAACTTATCAAGCAAGGTTTGGTAAAAATAAACAACAAAATAGCCCTTTTAAGCGATGAAGTAAAGATAAACGATAAAGTGTTTGTTAAAGGTAAGGCTTTGCGTAAAAAAACGCAATTTAGCGTGATTATTTACCACAAGCAAAAGGGTGAAATTGTCAGCAAAAGAGATGATCGTGGAAGAAAAACTATCTATGATACCCTGCCAAGGCAGTTTAATACTTGGTTGAGTGTAGGAAGGCTTGACTTTGCTAGTGAAGGTTTGCTTTTGCTTACAGATTCTCCTGTGATCGCTCATGCTTTGATGAATAGTGATTTAGAAAGAGAATATTATCTTAAACTCAAAGGTGTGATCAATAAGCAAGTTATAGAAGCGATGCAAAACGGACTAGAAATTAAAAATGAAAAAAAAGGTGCACATGCAAAAACAAAGATTACTTCTATGAGTTTTACTCCTTTTTTGGATTTTGAAATTTTTGGAACAAGTGGCGGATATACAAAGCTAAGAGTGATTATAAATGAGGGTAAAAATAGAGAGCTTAGACGCTTTTTTGGGCATTTTGACTTAGAAGTAATGGATCTTAAACGCGTCGCTTTTGGCGCCTTAGATCTTGGAATGTTAAAAGCAGGAAAACATCGCTATCTTGAAAATGGTGAATATGAAAAATTAAGAGATTTTTTAAAAGTCAATAATATATATTATTAA
- a CDS encoding Zn-dependent hydrolase, RNA-metabolising — MNENNKGNSENTNNPNSNSKNNKRYKYRNRRKKLADSVSENSQNSTHEFSNNEKINTKKNSANSQPLEGENVEKPSEKKKKRNRNLPSKLTGNEDWQIALAECIEANRVSHENRLHPLKYNNSSEHKIRITPLGGLGEIGGNISVFETNNDAIIIDIGMSFPDGTMHGVDIIIPDFDYVRKIKDKIRGIVITHAHEDHIGAVPYFFKEFQFPIYATPLALGMISNKFEEHGLKAERKWFRPVEKRKVYEIGEFDIEWIHITHSIIDASALAIKTKAGTIIHTGDFKIDQTPIDGYPTDLGRLAHYGEEGVLCLLSDSTNSYKEGYTKSESSVGPTFDQIFARTKGRVIMSTFSSNIHRVYQAITYGLKYGRKVCVIGRSMERNLYTTMELGYIKLDRKIFIDADEVSKYKDNEVLIVTTGSQGETMSALYRMATDEHKFIKIKPSDQIIISAKAIPGNEASVSAVLDYLLKAGAKVAYQEFSEIHVSGHASIEEQKLMLTLVKPKFFLPVHGEYNHINKHKETAIKCGIPEKNIYLMSDGDQVELCQKYIKRVKTVKTGKVFVDNQINKQIADDVVIDRQKLADSGIVVIIAQLDKASKTLINKPRVFSYGLVADKQDHAFSKEMAEVLGQFFVNVKDEVLNDPRFLENQIRQVLRKHIFRKIKKYPTIVPTIFVM; from the coding sequence ATGAACGAAAACAACAAAGGAAACAGTGAAAACACAAACAATCCTAACTCAAATTCAAAAAACAACAAGCGCTATAAATACAGAAATCGTAGAAAAAAATTAGCTGATTCTGTCAGTGAAAATTCTCAAAATTCAACTCATGAATTTTCTAACAACGAAAAGATAAATACCAAGAAAAATTCTGCAAATTCTCAACCTTTAGAGGGTGAAAATGTAGAAAAACCAAGCGAAAAAAAGAAAAAAAGAAATCGCAATCTCCCTTCTAAGCTTACCGGAAATGAAGATTGGCAAATCGCACTTGCAGAGTGTATAGAAGCAAACCGTGTTTCACATGAAAATCGCTTACATCCTTTAAAATACAATAATTCTAGCGAGCATAAAATTCGCATCACTCCACTAGGCGGTTTAGGAGAAATCGGTGGAAATATCAGTGTTTTTGAAACTAATAATGATGCGATTATTATCGATATCGGTATGAGCTTTCCAGATGGAACTATGCACGGGGTAGATATCATTATCCCTGATTTTGATTATGTAAGAAAGATTAAAGATAAGATTCGTGGTATAGTTATCACTCATGCGCATGAAGATCATATAGGTGCGGTGCCTTACTTCTTTAAAGAATTTCAATTCCCTATTTATGCTACGCCTTTGGCTTTGGGAATGATCTCAAATAAATTTGAAGAGCATGGTTTAAAAGCTGAACGAAAATGGTTTCGTCCTGTAGAAAAACGCAAGGTTTATGAGATCGGTGAATTTGATATAGAGTGGATACACATCACACACTCCATCATCGATGCTTCTGCTTTGGCTATCAAAACTAAAGCAGGGACTATCATCCATACAGGAGATTTTAAGATCGATCAAACTCCAATCGATGGTTATCCAACAGATTTGGGGCGTTTAGCGCATTATGGCGAAGAAGGAGTTTTGTGTCTTTTAAGCGATAGTACCAATTCATACAAAGAAGGCTATACTAAAAGTGAAAGTTCTGTAGGGCCAACTTTTGATCAAATTTTTGCACGCACTAAGGGTAGGGTGATCATGAGCACTTTTAGTTCAAACATCCACCGTGTTTATCAAGCTATCACTTATGGTTTAAAATATGGCAGAAAAGTTTGTGTTATTGGTCGTTCTATGGAGAGAAATCTTTATACCACTATGGAATTAGGTTATATTAAACTCGATAGAAAAATTTTTATTGATGCAGATGAGGTTAGCAAGTATAAAGACAATGAAGTGCTTATCGTAACCACAGGAAGTCAAGGTGAAACTATGAGTGCGCTTTATAGAATGGCAACGGATGAGCATAAATTTATAAAAATAAAGCCAAGCGATCAAATCATCATTTCAGCTAAAGCTATCCCAGGCAACGAAGCAAGTGTTTCAGCGGTGCTTGATTATCTTCTAAAAGCGGGCGCTAAAGTAGCGTATCAGGAATTTAGCGAAATTCATGTAAGTGGGCATGCAAGTATAGAAGAGCAAAAATTAATGCTTACTCTAGTTAAGCCTAAGTTTTTCTTGCCAGTACATGGAGAATACAATCATATCAATAAACACAAAGAAACAGCTATAAAATGTGGAATTCCTGAAAAAAATATTTATCTTATGAGTGATGGCGATCAAGTAGAGCTTTGTCAAAAATATATCAAACGCGTGAAAACAGTTAAAACAGGCAAGGTTTTTGTGGATAATCAAATCAATAAACAAATCGCCGATGATGTGGTAATCGATCGTCAAAAACTTGCAGATAGCGGTATAGTTGTCATCATCGCACAGCTTGATAAAGCAAGTAAAACATTGATTAATAAGCCAAGAGTATTTAGCTATGGACTTGTAGCAGATAAACAAGATCATGCTTTTTCTAAAGAAATGGCAGAGGTTTTAGGACAATTTTTTGTCAATGTTAAAGATGAAGTACTTAATGATCCAAGATTTTTGGAAAATCAAATTCGCCAAGTATTGAGAAAGCATATTTTTAGAAAGATTAAAAAATATCCAACCATAGTTCCAACTATTTTTGTAATGTAA
- a CDS encoding SSU ribosomal protein S10p (S20e), producing the protein MPTKIKRYTVLKSPHINKDSREQFEIRIHARMLDIVAATPDTVDSLTKLDLAPEVSVEVRAMGK; encoded by the coding sequence ATGCCTACTAAGATCAAACGCTATACAGTTTTAAAATCTCCACATATTAACAAAGATTCTCGTGAGCAGTTTGAGATAAGAATTCACGCGCGTATGCTAGATATAGTAGCAGCGACTCCAGATACAGTTGATTCTTTAACTAAGCTTGATTTAGCGCCAGAAGTTAGCGTTGAAGTAAGAGCTATGGGTAAATAA
- a CDS encoding LSU ribosomal protein L14p (L23e): MIQSFTRLAVADNSGAKELMCIKVLGGSKRRYATVGDVIVASVKKALPNGKVKKGQVVKAVIVRTKKEIHRDNGSLIRFDENAAVILDNKREPIGTRIFGPVGREVRYGGFMKIVSLAPEVL, encoded by the coding sequence ATGATTCAAAGTTTTACAAGACTTGCAGTTGCTGATAATAGCGGTGCAAAAGAATTAATGTGTATTAAAGTTTTAGGTGGTAGTAAAAGAAGATATGCTACTGTAGGCGATGTAATTGTTGCATCTGTAAAAAAAGCTTTACCAAATGGTAAGGTAAAAAAAGGTCAAGTAGTAAAAGCAGTTATTGTTAGAACTAAAAAAGAAATTCATAGAGATAATGGTTCTTTGATTCGTTTTGATGAAAATGCTGCAGTTATTCTTGATAACAAAAGAGAACCTATCGGAACTCGTATCTTTGGGCCAGTGGGTAGAGAAGTTAGATATGGTGGCTTTATGAAAATTGTTTCACTAGCACCGGAGGTATTATAA
- a CDS encoding LSU ribosomal protein L23p (L23Ae): MADITDIKTILYTEKSLNLQEQGVVVIQTSPKMTKTGLKAVLKEYFGVTPQSINSLRMDGKVKRFRGRLGQRNDYKKFYVKLPEGVSLESMEA, from the coding sequence ATGGCAGATATTACTGATATTAAAACAATACTTTATACTGAAAAAAGTTTAAATTTACAAGAACAAGGTGTCGTAGTTATCCAAACTTCACCAAAAATGACTAAAACAGGCTTAAAAGCAGTTTTAAAAGAATATTTTGGTGTAACTCCACAAAGCATCAATTCTTTAAGAATGGATGGAAAAGTAAAACGCTTTAGAGGTCGTTTGGGACAAAGAAATGACTATAAAAAATTCTATGTTAAGCTACCAGAAGGTGTTAGCTTAGAAAGTATGGAGGCTTAA
- a CDS encoding LSU ribosomal protein L5p (L11e) → MMRLKEKYDQSIKPALVKEFDIKNPMLIPAIEKIVISVGAGELAKDQKVLQNVADTISLIAGQKAVITKAKKSVAGFKVREGFPVGVMVTLRKENMFAFLDKLISIALPRVKDFRGLSRDGFDGRGNYNFGLDEQLMFPEVEYDKILRTHGMNISIVTTAQNDKEAQKLLELIGVPFTKGK, encoded by the coding sequence ATGATGAGATTGAAAGAAAAATACGATCAAAGCATCAAACCTGCTTTGGTAAAAGAATTTGATATTAAAAATCCTATGCTTATCCCTGCGATAGAAAAAATCGTTATTAGCGTAGGTGCAGGTGAGCTTGCTAAAGATCAAAAAGTATTGCAAAATGTTGCAGATACTATTTCTTTGATAGCAGGACAAAAAGCTGTGATCACCAAAGCTAAAAAATCAGTTGCAGGATTTAAAGTGCGTGAAGGTTTTCCTGTAGGTGTAATGGTAACTTTAAGAAAAGAAAATATGTTTGCTTTTCTTGATAAATTAATTTCTATTGCTTTACCAAGAGTGAAAGACTTTAGAGGTTTAAGTAGAGATGGTTTTGATGGAAGAGGAAATTACAATTTTGGTCTTGATGAGCAGTTGATGTTCCCAGAAGTTGAGTATGATAAAATTTTAAGAACTCATGGCATGAACATTTCTATAGTTACAACAGCACAAAACGATAAAGAGGCACAAAAGTTGTTAGAACTTATCGGTGTGCCATTTACAAAAGGAAAGTAA
- a CDS encoding SSU ribosomal protein S3p (S3e), translated as MGQKVNPIGLRLGINRNWESRWFPTKANLVENIGEDYKIRAFLKRKLYYAGISQILVERTAKKLRVTVVAARPGIIIGKKGSDVDNLRKELQDLIGKDVNINIKEERKAGASAQLAAESVATQLEKRIAFRRAMKKVIQGAQKAGAKGIKVSVSGRLGGAEMARTEWYLEGRVPLHTLRAKIDYGFAEARTTYGNIGVKVWIFKGEVLQKGLQAEKTEESAPAKKQRRTRRSK; from the coding sequence ATGGGACAAAAAGTAAATCCAATCGGTCTAAGACTAGGAATTAATAGAAACTGGGAATCAAGATGGTTTCCAACTAAAGCAAATTTAGTGGAAAATATCGGTGAAGATTACAAAATCAGAGCTTTCTTAAAAAGAAAACTTTATTATGCGGGAATCAGCCAAATTTTAGTAGAAAGAACTGCTAAAAAACTTCGCGTAACTGTTGTAGCTGCAAGACCAGGTATTATCATTGGTAAAAAAGGTAGTGATGTTGATAATTTAAGAAAAGAACTACAAGATCTAATCGGTAAAGATGTAAATATCAACATCAAAGAAGAAAGAAAAGCGGGTGCTTCAGCTCAACTTGCTGCTGAAAGTGTTGCAACTCAACTTGAAAAAAGAATTGCTTTTAGAAGAGCAATGAAAAAAGTAATTCAAGGTGCGCAAAAAGCAGGTGCTAAAGGGATTAAAGTTTCAGTTTCTGGTCGTTTAGGCGGTGCTGAAATGGCAAGAACTGAATGGTATCTTGAAGGTCGTGTGCCACTTCATACTTTAAGAGCAAAAATCGATTACGGTTTTGCAGAGGCTAGAACTACTTATGGAAACATAGGTGTTAAAGTTTGGATCTTCAAAGGTGAAGTATTGCAAAAAGGCTTACAAGCTGAAAAAACAGAAGAAAGTGCTCCAGCTAAAAAGCAAAGACGCACAAGAAGGAGTAAATAA